One stretch of Streptomyces peucetius DNA includes these proteins:
- the meaB gene encoding methylmalonyl Co-A mutase-associated GTPase MeaB, translating into MPPRIDVDAYVKGVRDGSRAYIARAVTLVESGRPDHRALAQQLLTELLPFTGAARRVGISGVPGVGKSTFIDALGSMLTGLGHRVAVLAVDPSSSRTGGSILGDKTRMERLAVDPAAFVRPSPSSGTLGGVARATRETMVVMEAAGYDVVLVETVGVGQSETAVAGMVDSFLLLSLARTGDQLQGIKKGVLELADVIAVNKADGPHERDARSAARELAGALRLMNPADAAWTPPVLSCSAREGTGLDAVWERLEQHRAVLSAAGTLDAKRREQQIEWTWAMVHDTLLDRLRRHPGVRELTPGLEQLVRDGELTATLAAERILDAFGRP; encoded by the coding sequence ATGCCGCCGAGGATCGACGTCGACGCGTACGTCAAGGGAGTGCGTGACGGTTCGCGGGCGTACATCGCCCGCGCCGTCACGCTGGTGGAGTCGGGCCGCCCCGACCACCGGGCGCTCGCCCAGCAGTTGCTGACCGAGCTGCTGCCGTTCACCGGCGCGGCGCGGAGGGTCGGCATCAGCGGCGTGCCCGGCGTCGGCAAGTCCACGTTCATCGACGCTCTCGGCTCGATGCTGACCGGGCTCGGGCACCGGGTGGCGGTCCTCGCCGTCGACCCGTCGTCCAGCCGCACCGGCGGCTCGATCCTGGGTGACAAGACCCGGATGGAGCGCCTGGCGGTGGACCCGGCGGCATTTGTACGCCCCTCCCCCAGCTCGGGGACGCTGGGCGGGGTCGCCAGGGCGACCCGGGAGACGATGGTCGTGATGGAGGCCGCCGGCTACGACGTCGTGCTCGTCGAGACGGTCGGGGTCGGCCAGTCGGAGACCGCCGTGGCCGGCATGGTCGACTCGTTCCTGCTGCTGAGTCTCGCCCGCACCGGCGACCAGCTGCAGGGCATCAAGAAGGGCGTGCTGGAGCTGGCAGACGTGATCGCGGTCAACAAGGCCGACGGCCCGCACGAGCGGGACGCCCGCTCCGCCGCCCGTGAACTGGCCGGGGCGCTGCGCCTGATGAACCCGGCGGACGCCGCGTGGACGCCGCCGGTCCTGTCGTGCAGCGCCCGGGAGGGCACCGGACTCGACGCCGTGTGGGAGCGGCTGGAGCAGCACCGGGCGGTGCTCTCGGCGGCGGGCACGCTCGACGCCAAGCGCCGCGAGCAGCAGATCGAGTGGACCTGGGCGATGGTCCACGACACCCTGCTGGACCGGCTGCGCCGGCACCCGGGTGTGCGTGAACTGACCCCCGGCCTGGAACAGCTGGTGCGCGACGGCGAGCTGACCGCGACGCTCGCGGCCGAGCGCATCCTCGACGCCTTCGGGCGGCCGTAG
- a CDS encoding DUF6458 family protein has product MGLGGCIILIAVGAILTFATDWEVQGANLDVIGLILMAVGIIGVATFTSIARRRRVVVPPSTPVVEDPNRRTYE; this is encoded by the coding sequence ATGGGTCTTGGCGGATGCATCATCCTGATCGCCGTCGGCGCGATCCTCACATTCGCCACCGACTGGGAGGTGCAGGGCGCCAACCTCGACGTCATCGGTCTGATCCTCATGGCCGTCGGCATCATCGGCGTCGCGACCTTCACCAGCATCGCCCGGCGCAGGCGCGTGGTCGTGCCGCCCTCCACGCCGGTGGTCGAGGACCCGAACCGCCGCACCTACGAGTGA
- the scpA gene encoding methylmalonyl-CoA mutase: MGIPDFTGIELGPAAAGTAGREQWQAAVEAATGKEPGELVWETPEGIGVKPLYTDGDLEGVDFLSTYPGVAPYLRGPYPTMYVNQPWTIRQYAGFSTAEESNAFYRRNLAAGQRGLSVAFDLPTHRGYDSDHPRVTGDVGMAGVAIDSIYDMRQLFDGIPLDRMSVSMTMNGAVLPVLALYIVAAEEQGVPAEKLAGTIQNDILKEFMVRNTYIYPPGPSMRIISDIFAFTSQKMPRYNSISISGYHIQEAGATADLELAYTLADGMEYLRAGVAAGMDVDAFAPRLSFFWAIGMNFFMEVAKLRAARLLWAKLVKRFDPKNPKSLSLRTHSQTSGWSLTAQDVFNNVTRTCVEAMAATQGHTQSLHTNALDEALALPTDFSARIARNTQLLLQQESGTCRVIDPWGGSAYVERLTHDLARRAWQHIEEVEAAGGMAKAIDAGIPKLRVEEAAARTQARIDSGRQPVIGVNKYRVESDEQIEVLKVDNSQVRAQQIEKLRRLRAERDEAACQDALRALTAAAQAGPAQGGGLEGNLLALAVDAARAMATVGEISDALEKVYGRHSGQIRTISGVYRNEAGMSPAVDETRALVDAFEQDEGRRPRILVAKMGQDGHDRGQKVIATAFADLGFDVDVGPLFQTPAEVARQAVEADVHIVGVSSLAAGHLTLVPALREQLAAEGRDDIMIVVGGVIPPQDVPALHEAGAAAVFPPGTVIPDAARDLVRTLAASLGHES; encoded by the coding sequence ATGGGCATCCCGGACTTCACGGGGATCGAGCTGGGGCCCGCCGCCGCGGGAACGGCCGGTCGGGAGCAGTGGCAGGCGGCGGTCGAGGCGGCCACCGGCAAGGAGCCCGGTGAGCTGGTGTGGGAGACGCCGGAGGGCATCGGGGTGAAGCCCCTGTACACGGACGGTGATCTCGAGGGCGTCGACTTCCTCTCGACGTATCCGGGCGTGGCGCCGTACCTGCGCGGCCCGTACCCGACGATGTACGTCAACCAGCCCTGGACGATCCGTCAGTACGCCGGGTTCTCCACGGCCGAGGAGTCGAACGCCTTCTACCGGCGGAATCTGGCGGCCGGCCAGAGGGGCCTGTCCGTCGCCTTCGACCTGCCGACGCACCGCGGGTACGACAGCGACCATCCGCGGGTGACCGGGGACGTCGGCATGGCCGGCGTGGCGATCGACTCGATCTACGACATGCGGCAGCTGTTTGACGGCATTCCGCTGGACCGCATGAGCGTGTCGATGACCATGAACGGCGCGGTGCTGCCGGTCCTGGCGCTGTACATCGTGGCCGCGGAGGAGCAGGGCGTACCGGCCGAGAAGCTGGCGGGGACCATCCAGAACGACATCCTCAAGGAGTTCATGGTCCGCAACACCTACATCTATCCGCCCGGCCCCTCGATGCGGATCATCTCGGACATCTTCGCGTTCACCTCGCAGAAGATGCCGCGCTACAACTCGATCTCCATCTCGGGCTACCACATCCAGGAGGCCGGGGCCACGGCCGACCTGGAGCTCGCGTACACGCTGGCCGACGGCATGGAGTATCTGCGGGCGGGCGTCGCGGCCGGCATGGACGTGGACGCGTTCGCGCCCCGGCTGTCGTTCTTCTGGGCGATCGGCATGAACTTCTTCATGGAGGTCGCCAAGCTGCGGGCGGCGCGGCTGCTGTGGGCGAAGCTGGTGAAGCGGTTCGACCCGAAGAACCCCAAGTCGCTGTCGCTGCGCACCCACTCGCAGACCTCCGGCTGGTCGCTCACGGCGCAGGACGTCTTCAACAACGTCACCCGCACCTGTGTCGAGGCGATGGCCGCGACGCAGGGCCACACCCAGTCGCTGCACACCAACGCCCTCGACGAGGCGCTGGCGCTGCCGACCGACTTCTCGGCCCGCATCGCCCGCAACACGCAGCTGCTGCTCCAGCAGGAGTCCGGGACCTGCCGGGTCATCGACCCGTGGGGCGGCAGCGCGTACGTCGAGAGGCTGACGCACGACCTCGCCCGGCGCGCCTGGCAGCACATCGAGGAGGTCGAGGCCGCCGGCGGCATGGCGAAGGCCATCGACGCCGGCATCCCCAAGCTGCGGGTGGAGGAGGCCGCAGCCCGCACCCAGGCCCGTATCGACTCCGGCCGGCAGCCGGTGATCGGCGTGAACAAGTACCGGGTGGAGTCCGACGAGCAGATCGAGGTGCTCAAGGTTGACAACTCCCAGGTGCGCGCCCAGCAGATCGAGAAGCTCCGGCGGCTGCGCGCGGAGCGCGACGAGGCCGCCTGCCAGGACGCGCTGCGCGCCCTGACTGCGGCGGCGCAGGCCGGGCCGGCGCAGGGCGGCGGCCTGGAGGGCAATCTGCTGGCGCTGGCCGTGGACGCGGCCCGTGCCATGGCCACGGTCGGTGAGATCTCCGACGCCCTGGAGAAGGTGTACGGCAGGCACTCGGGCCAGATCCGTACGATCTCCGGCGTGTACAGGAACGAGGCAGGTATGTCGCCCGCGGTGGACGAGACCCGTGCCCTGGTCGACGCGTTCGAGCAGGACGAGGGGCGCCGGCCGCGCATCCTGGTCGCCAAGATGGGGCAGGACGGTCATGACCGCGGTCAGAAGGTGATCGCGACCGCGTTCGCCGACCTCGGTTTCGACGTGGACGTCGGCCCGCTGTTCCAGACGCCGGCCGAGGTGGCACGGCAGGCGGTCGAGGCGGACGTGCACATCGTCGGCGTCTCGTCGCTGGCCGCCGGTCATCTGACGCTGGTGCCCGCGCTGCGGGAGCAGCTGGCCGCCGAGGGACGCGACGACATCATGATCGTCGTGGGCGGTGTGATCCCGCCGCAGGACGTCCCCGCGCTCCACGAGGCCGGTGCGGCGGCCGTCTTCCCACCGGGCACGGTCATCCCGGACGCCGCCAGGGACCTGGTACGGACGCTGGCCGCCTCGCTCGGCCACGAGTCGTAG
- a CDS encoding CBS domain-containing protein, producing MAEIVREVMTAGVAAVRPDASLVEAARLMRDLDIGDVLVADGDRVVGVLTDRDITLRSVAEGADPVGVSAVSACTPDPVCVTPDDSVASAVRLMRTHAVRRLPVVEDGRPLGVVSIGDLAAVQDPGSALAEISLAESNNERS from the coding sequence ATGGCAGAGATCGTAAGAGAAGTGATGACGGCCGGTGTGGCGGCGGTCCGGCCGGACGCCTCACTGGTCGAGGCGGCCCGGCTGATGCGGGACCTGGACATCGGCGATGTGCTGGTCGCCGACGGCGACCGCGTGGTCGGCGTGCTCACCGACCGGGACATCACCCTGCGCTCGGTCGCCGAGGGAGCCGATCCCGTCGGTGTCAGCGCCGTCTCCGCGTGCACGCCCGACCCTGTGTGCGTGACCCCCGACGATTCGGTGGCGTCGGCCGTGCGTCTGATGCGCACCCACGCGGTGCGCAGGCTGCCGGTGGTGGAGGACGGCCGTCCGCTCGGGGTGGTGAGCATCGGTGATCTGGCCGCCGTCCAGGATCCCGGCTCTGCCCTGGCCGAGATCAGCCTCGCCGAGAGCAACAACGAAAGGAGCTGA
- a CDS encoding type 1 glutamine amidotransferase domain-containing protein, producing the protein MLIAFLTAPEGVEQVELTEPWKAVADTGDKPQLVSTRPGQVQAFDHLDKAETFPVDQVVADASVDEFGALVLPGGVANPDALRLDKDAVAFVKAFFEAGKPVAAICHAPWTLIEADVVRGRTMTSWPSLRTDLLNAGADWVDEQVKVCEGAPSTLITSRKPGDLEAFCEAFTAEFAKLSGAAAGR; encoded by the coding sequence ATGCTGATCGCGTTTCTGACAGCCCCCGAAGGGGTCGAACAGGTCGAACTCACGGAGCCGTGGAAGGCCGTGGCGGACACCGGGGACAAGCCGCAGCTGGTGTCGACGCGTCCCGGTCAGGTGCAGGCATTCGACCATCTCGACAAGGCGGAGACCTTTCCCGTCGACCAGGTGGTCGCGGACGCCTCGGTGGACGAGTTCGGCGCCCTGGTGCTGCCCGGCGGTGTGGCCAATCCCGACGCGCTGCGGCTGGACAAGGACGCCGTCGCATTCGTGAAGGCGTTCTTCGAGGCGGGCAAGCCGGTCGCGGCGATCTGCCATGCGCCGTGGACGCTGATCGAGGCGGACGTGGTGCGCGGCCGCACCATGACGTCATGGCCGAGTCTGCGCACGGACCTGCTCAACGCGGGTGCCGACTGGGTGGACGAACAGGTCAAGGTCTGCGAGGGCGCGCCCAGCACCCTCATCACCAGCCGCAAGCCGGGCGATCTCGAGGCGTTCTGCGAGGCGTTCACCGCCGAGTTCGCCAAGCTCTCCGGAGCGGCGGCGGGACGCTGA
- a CDS encoding DUF6158 family protein — protein MNENEHEHEHRHRGVDPAELGEQDLLRELETIHRSRHDTLLYGSAAALEAHNVRMADLEAEYLRRHPERPVAPGRTRAGARSRQP, from the coding sequence GTGAACGAGAACGAGCACGAGCACGAGCACCGGCACAGGGGCGTCGACCCGGCGGAACTCGGCGAACAGGACCTGCTGCGGGAACTGGAGACCATCCACCGGAGCCGGCACGACACTCTGCTGTACGGCTCGGCCGCCGCCCTGGAGGCGCACAACGTGCGGATGGCGGACCTGGAGGCCGAGTATCTGCGGCGCCACCCCGAGCGCCCCGTCGCGCCGGGCCGCACCCGAGCCGGCGCCCGGTCGCGGCAGCCGTGA
- a CDS encoding methylmalonyl-CoA mutase subunit beta: MTVLPDDGFSLAAEFPDANHEQWQRLVEGVLRKAGRDAAGAAAEDALSTALEDGITTRPLYTADGAPPAASAGWPGFAPFTRGGTPQGGSVAGWDVRQRHERPDAARTNEAVLTDLENGAASVWLAVGEAGVPVEDLAAALEGVHLDLAPVVLDAGGAFDAAARELLGLYEKRGVAPEAALGRLGADPLGHAARTGRHTGIEEGTAAAAQLAALCHGSYPLLRAVSVDALPYHEAGASAAQELGCSLATGVLWLRELTGAGLDAQAACGQLEFRYAATADQFLTIAKLRAARRLWSRVAEVCGVSGPAGAQRQHAVTSAVMMARRDPWVNMLRTTVASLAAGVGGADAVTVLPFDHALGLPDAFARRIARNTSTILIEESHLGRVVDPAGGSWYVERLTDELAEAAWAWFQEIERAGGQAAALRGGLIEERIGAAWEVRRRRLATRREPVTGVSEFPLLGQAAVERDPAPRRPSGGLPVVRRDEAFEALRARSDAHLAATGDRPKVFVAALGPAAAHTARAGFAANLFQAGGIEPVHDPVTVDADSAAAAFAASGAVVACICSSDALYEQQAAGVAEALKAAGARRVYLAGRPGEQRETYERAGVDEFVVAGGDAVAVLTGALDRIGVV, from the coding sequence ATGACGGTCCTTCCCGATGACGGGTTCTCACTGGCCGCCGAGTTCCCGGATGCGAACCACGAACAGTGGCAGCGCCTGGTCGAAGGCGTGCTGCGCAAGGCAGGCAGGGACGCGGCCGGGGCCGCGGCCGAGGACGCGCTGTCCACTGCCCTGGAGGACGGGATCACCACCCGTCCGCTCTACACGGCGGACGGCGCGCCCCCGGCGGCCTCCGCGGGCTGGCCGGGGTTCGCGCCGTTCACGCGTGGCGGCACACCGCAGGGCGGTTCGGTGGCGGGCTGGGATGTACGCCAGCGTCACGAACGGCCGGACGCGGCCCGTACGAACGAGGCGGTGCTCACCGACCTGGAGAACGGCGCCGCCTCGGTGTGGCTGGCCGTCGGCGAGGCGGGCGTGCCCGTGGAGGACCTGGCCGCGGCGCTGGAGGGCGTCCATCTGGACCTGGCTCCCGTGGTGCTCGACGCGGGCGGCGCCTTCGACGCGGCGGCGCGCGAACTGCTCGGCCTGTACGAGAAGCGGGGCGTGGCGCCCGAGGCGGCGCTCGGCCGTCTCGGCGCGGACCCGCTGGGCCACGCCGCCCGCACCGGCCGCCACACCGGCATCGAGGAGGGCACGGCCGCGGCCGCCCAACTCGCCGCCCTGTGCCACGGGTCGTACCCGCTCCTGCGTGCGGTGAGCGTCGACGCGCTCCCGTACCACGAGGCCGGGGCGAGCGCCGCCCAGGAACTGGGCTGCTCGCTGGCGACCGGTGTCCTCTGGCTGCGTGAGCTGACCGGTGCCGGGCTGGACGCCCAAGCGGCCTGCGGGCAGTTGGAGTTCCGGTACGCGGCCACCGCCGACCAGTTCCTGACGATCGCCAAGCTCCGTGCGGCACGCCGGCTGTGGTCACGGGTGGCCGAGGTGTGCGGCGTGAGCGGCCCGGCCGGTGCCCAGCGCCAGCACGCGGTGACGTCGGCGGTCATGATGGCGCGCCGCGACCCGTGGGTGAACATGCTGCGCACCACGGTCGCCTCGCTGGCCGCGGGCGTGGGCGGCGCCGACGCGGTGACCGTGCTTCCGTTCGACCACGCGCTGGGCCTGCCGGACGCGTTCGCGCGCCGCATCGCCCGTAACACGTCCACGATCCTGATCGAGGAGTCGCATCTGGGCCGCGTCGTCGACCCGGCGGGCGGCTCCTGGTACGTGGAGCGGCTCACGGACGAGCTCGCCGAGGCGGCCTGGGCGTGGTTCCAGGAGATCGAGCGGGCCGGCGGCCAGGCCGCCGCGCTGCGCGGCGGCCTGATCGAGGAGCGGATCGGCGCGGCCTGGGAGGTCCGCCGGCGGCGGCTGGCCACCCGCCGCGAACCGGTCACCGGCGTCAGCGAGTTCCCGCTGCTGGGTCAGGCGGCGGTGGAGCGGGACCCGGCACCGCGGCGGCCCTCGGGCGGCCTGCCCGTGGTGCGCCGTGACGAGGCGTTCGAGGCGCTGCGGGCGCGGTCCGACGCGCACCTGGCGGCGACGGGCGACCGGCCGAAGGTGTTCGTCGCGGCGCTCGGCCCGGCTGCCGCGCACACCGCGCGGGCGGGCTTCGCGGCCAACCTCTTCCAGGCGGGCGGCATCGAGCCGGTGCACGACCCGGTGACCGTCGACGCGGACTCGGCCGCTGCGGCGTTCGCGGCCAGCGGCGCCGTGGTGGCGTGCATCTGCTCGAGCGACGCGCTCTACGAGCAGCAGGCCGCCGGCGTGGCCGAGGCCCTGAAGGCGGCCGGCGCGCGGCGGGTGTATCTCGCCGGGCGGCCCGGCGAACAACGAGAGACGTACGAGAGGGCCGGGGTCGACGAGTTCGTCGTCGCGGGCGGCGACGCGGTCGCGGTGCTGACCGGGGCCCTCGACCGGATCGGAGTGGTGTGA
- a CDS encoding NAD(P)/FAD-dependent oxidoreductase, with protein sequence MSRSRVVVVGAGFAGFQAARTLSRNLRDKAEVVLLNPTDYFLYLPLLPQVAAGILEPRRVTVSLPGALPRVRLVLGQATGVDLEGRQVHYEGPEGGTGRLTYDRLVLAVGSVNKLLPVPGITEHAHGFRGLPEALYLRDHLTRQMELSAAADSSEERTARRTFVVVGAGYTGTEVAAQGALFTRAQAERQRVGHVGVRPRWILVDIADRVLPELDRRLSDTAGRVLRQRGVEVRTKTSVKEATATGVLLDDGDDIATHTLVWCVGVRPDPLVSDVGLPAERGRLVVDSRLTVPGHPEVFACGDAAAVPDVTRPGEYTPMTAQHAARQGRTAGHNVAASLGRGTAQAYSHHDLGFAVDLGGVKAAANPLGVPLSGPLAGAVTRGYHLAAMPGNRVRVAADWVLDAVLPRQAVQLGLVRSGSVPLDNASPELARVPGASSKES encoded by the coding sequence GTGAGCCGTTCCCGAGTCGTGGTCGTCGGAGCCGGGTTCGCCGGCTTCCAGGCGGCCCGCACCCTCAGCCGGAACCTGCGGGACAAGGCAGAGGTGGTGCTGCTCAACCCGACCGACTACTTCCTCTACCTTCCGCTGCTCCCCCAGGTGGCGGCCGGAATCCTCGAGCCGCGCCGGGTGACGGTCTCCCTCCCCGGCGCCCTGCCCCGGGTCCGCCTGGTGCTCGGCCAGGCCACCGGGGTCGACCTCGAAGGCCGGCAGGTCCACTACGAAGGACCAGAAGGCGGCACGGGCCGGCTCACGTACGACCGGCTGGTCCTGGCCGTCGGCAGTGTGAACAAACTGCTGCCCGTGCCCGGCATCACCGAACACGCTCACGGCTTCCGCGGGCTGCCGGAGGCGCTCTACCTGCGCGACCACCTCACCCGCCAGATGGAGCTGTCCGCCGCGGCGGACAGCTCCGAGGAACGCACCGCCCGCCGCACGTTCGTCGTCGTCGGCGCCGGCTACACCGGGACGGAAGTCGCCGCCCAGGGAGCGCTGTTCACCCGGGCGCAGGCCGAGCGGCAGCGCGTCGGCCACGTCGGCGTCCGGCCGCGCTGGATCCTGGTGGACATCGCCGACCGGGTACTGCCCGAACTGGACCGCAGGCTCTCCGACACCGCCGGCCGGGTGCTGCGCCAACGCGGCGTCGAGGTCCGCACCAAGACCTCCGTCAAGGAGGCCACGGCGACCGGGGTGCTGCTCGACGACGGCGACGACATCGCCACCCACACCCTGGTCTGGTGCGTGGGTGTGCGACCCGACCCCCTCGTCTCCGACGTGGGACTGCCTGCGGAACGCGGCCGGCTGGTCGTCGACTCCAGGCTCACCGTGCCCGGGCACCCGGAAGTCTTCGCCTGCGGCGACGCCGCCGCGGTCCCCGACGTCACCCGGCCCGGCGAGTACACACCGATGACGGCCCAGCACGCCGCCCGGCAGGGCAGGACGGCCGGCCACAACGTCGCCGCGTCGCTCGGCCGCGGCACCGCGCAGGCCTACTCCCACCACGACCTCGGCTTCGCCGTCGACCTCGGTGGCGTCAAGGCGGCCGCGAACCCTCTCGGCGTGCCGCTGTCCGGACCTCTCGCGGGCGCCGTCACCCGCGGCTACCACCTCGCGGCGATGCCCGGGAACCGGGTACGGGTCGCCGCCGACTGGGTCCTGGACGCCGTGCTGCCCCGGCAGGCGGTCCAGCTGGGACTCGTGCGTTCGGGGTCCGTCCCGCTGGACAACGCCTCGCCCGAACTGGCACGGGTCCCGGGCGCCTCCTCCAAGGAGAGTTGA
- a CDS encoding transketolase, protein MQDEQLAELAQQLRVDAVRAADAAGSGHPTSSMSAAELGAVLLARHLRYDFDRPEHAGNDRLVLSKGHASPLLYAMYLAAGAIDDEELLTFRKKGSRLEGHPTPRLPWVDVATGSLGQGLPVGVGMALAGKRLDDIPYRVWVLSGDSEMAEGSVWEAVEHASYEGLDNLTLLLDVNRLGQRGPTRFGWDLDAYARRLRAHGWHTVETDGHDVRAVDEALSEATATVGRPTAVIARTDKGHGVTAVQDQEGKHGKPLPDAEEAIAELGGVRTARVQVRTPPPARVLHARRSGGLTLPGYEKGDEVAPRTAYGEALTALGAARTDVVALDAEVGDSTRAEYFAKEHPDRYFQCYIAEQQLVAAAVGMYVRGYVPFASTFAAFLTRAHDFVRMAAVSRASVNLVGSHAGVAIGQDGPSQMGLEDLAMFRSVPGSTVLYPCDGNQTARLVAAMADLPNISYLRTSRADMPVLYGPDEAFPVGGSKVLRSSHRDRVCVVAAGVTVHESLAAAALLEREGIPVRVIDLYSVKPVDGGTLQTAADDTGCLLTVEDHRTEGGLGDAVAEAFSDGRPMPRLVRLGVRNIPASAKPEEQLHASGIDAESIAAAVRLLVAEAMVRP, encoded by the coding sequence ATGCAGGACGAACAACTCGCGGAACTCGCCCAGCAGCTGCGCGTCGACGCGGTACGCGCCGCCGACGCGGCAGGCTCCGGCCACCCCACCTCCTCCATGTCCGCGGCCGAACTCGGCGCCGTGCTGCTCGCCCGCCATCTGCGTTACGACTTCGACCGGCCCGAGCACGCGGGCAACGACCGGCTCGTGCTCTCGAAAGGGCACGCCTCGCCGCTGCTGTATGCCATGTACCTGGCGGCGGGCGCCATCGACGACGAGGAACTCCTCACCTTCCGGAAGAAGGGCAGCCGCCTCGAAGGACACCCCACGCCGAGGCTGCCCTGGGTCGACGTCGCCACCGGATCGCTCGGACAGGGACTGCCCGTGGGCGTCGGCATGGCGCTCGCCGGCAAGCGGCTGGACGACATCCCGTACCGCGTGTGGGTCCTCTCCGGCGACAGCGAGATGGCGGAGGGCTCCGTCTGGGAGGCCGTCGAGCACGCGTCGTACGAGGGGCTGGACAATCTGACCCTGCTCCTCGACGTCAACCGGCTCGGCCAGCGCGGCCCCACCCGCTTCGGCTGGGACCTCGACGCCTACGCCCGCCGGCTGCGGGCCCACGGCTGGCACACCGTCGAGACCGACGGACACGACGTCAGGGCCGTCGACGAGGCCCTCTCCGAAGCCACCGCCACCGTCGGCCGCCCCACCGCGGTCATCGCCCGCACGGACAAGGGCCACGGAGTGACCGCCGTGCAGGACCAGGAGGGCAAGCACGGCAAACCGCTGCCCGACGCCGAGGAGGCGATCGCCGAGCTCGGCGGGGTGCGCACCGCCCGCGTCCAGGTCCGGACGCCGCCCCCGGCCCGCGTCCTGCACGCCCGCCGCAGCGGCGGGCTGACCCTGCCCGGGTACGAGAAGGGCGACGAGGTCGCACCCCGCACCGCGTACGGCGAGGCCCTCACCGCGCTCGGCGCCGCGCGTACGGACGTCGTGGCACTCGACGCGGAGGTGGGCGACTCGACCCGGGCCGAGTACTTCGCCAAGGAGCACCCCGACCGGTACTTCCAGTGCTACATCGCCGAACAGCAGCTGGTCGCCGCGGCGGTGGGGATGTACGTCCGGGGCTACGTGCCCTTCGCCTCCACGTTCGCCGCGTTCCTGACCCGTGCCCACGACTTCGTGCGCATGGCGGCCGTCAGCCGCGCCTCCGTCAACCTCGTCGGCTCCCACGCGGGCGTCGCCATCGGCCAGGACGGGCCGTCCCAGATGGGCCTCGAGGACCTGGCGATGTTCCGCTCCGTGCCGGGCAGCACCGTCCTCTACCCGTGCGACGGCAACCAGACCGCCCGGCTCGTGGCCGCCATGGCCGATCTGCCGAACATCAGCTATCTGCGCACCAGCCGCGCCGACATGCCGGTGCTCTACGGCCCCGACGAGGCCTTCCCGGTCGGCGGCTCCAAGGTGCTGCGCTCCTCCCACCGGGACCGCGTCTGCGTCGTCGCCGCGGGCGTGACCGTCCACGAGTCGCTGGCCGCCGCCGCCCTGCTGGAACGCGAGGGCATCCCGGTGCGGGTCATCGACCTGTACTCGGTGAAGCCGGTCGACGGGGGCACCCTGCAGACGGCCGCCGACGACACCGGCTGCCTGCTGACCGTGGAGGACCACCGCACCGAGGGCGGCCTCGGCGACGCGGTGGCCGAGGCGTTCTCCGACGGGCGTCCCATGCCCCGGCTGGTACGGCTGGGCGTGCGCAACATCCCTGCCTCGGCCAAGCCCGAGGAACAGCTGCACGCCTCCGGCATCGACGCCGAGTCGATCGCGGCCGCCGTGCGTCTGCTCGTCGCGGAAGCCATGGTGCGCCCGTGA